The Flavobacterium galactosidilyticum nucleotide sequence AATAATGCTAATTGGCTACTTTTTGAAAATCTTGTCTAATTTTCTGTTCTTTCAAAATATTTTCTAGAAAAGGCTTCGTTACATTTTCAATTTCAGTTTCGGAAATAGTTAATGCTTTAGGATTTTTAGCTAATTCTAACCATGGTTTAGGAGCTTTGAAATCATAACTACCAAAAACAATTACTGGTGTTCCTTTTACTTTAACCGTTTCTGGATTAGACAATTCCCATTGGTCTGCGAAATCATATAATTTACGAGCATCTTTTTCTTGAAGTCTCAAACATGAATGGGAAGCGGGATAACCTGGCAAAGTATATTGGTGCCATCCTACACCTAATTTATTTTCGATATTAAAGTTCCAACGTAATTCCCATTCATCATCAAAAGTACTCGTTGTTTCCTCTGCTTTCCAATTTGTAAAAAAGAGACCTGTAGGAGTTTTATCTTTTTCTCTTCCCATATTAGTAGGCCCTGTATAAACTAATTCTCCTTTTTCATAAGCCGCAAATGTTTGTGTGGGGTAAGAAAAAAAGACGATTTTATTAATATCTTTCAGTGCCGAAACGGTTAGCGGGAATGGCAAATAAAATTCAATGTCACCAGTTAAATCATCTGGAATAACTACAGAATCCATTTTTTTAAAATTCGCAGCATCCGTCCTATTTACGGCGTAGGCAATGTGGAATTTAGTACTATCAGTAGCATTTTTTGAGAGCCAGTCTTTGGCACTTTCAAGATGATAAGAAGTTTTTTTAGGTTCATGCCTTTCTTTGACAACAACTTTTTCAGCAGTTGACTCAGTTTTATTTTCTTGCTTACAAGCAACAAATAATAATGCAAGACTAATATTTAAAATCAGGGCTATTTTTTTCATAATGGAATATTTATTTTGATTTTTAAGTTCCGATAAACTTTTATTTTACAAACTTCAGCCATTTAACTGACCTTACTGTTATATAATTAACCCGTATTCTTATCAAATTATGAGATGAGTAAAATTAGTATTTTTGGATTACACCACTATTTTAATAAGTCTGTATTGCATTTGCCACGAAGACACAAAGCCCCAAAAACAATCATTAGATTATTAATAAATCAAAGTTGACAATGCCTTTGTGAGTTCTTGACTTAGTGTCAACAAACATACTTGTAAACCAAACTCTACATAGTATAATCAGTTTTTATGATAATAATCAAAAGTTAATAGTATCATATTTTACTTTTTAATAACAGTTAAAAAAAGGGAATGGTTTAACTTTGTAAATCATATTAGAAAAAGAAAAAATGAACGATTTAAAAAATAAAAATGCACTTATTACGGGTGCCGGAAAAGGAATTGGAAAAGCAGTCGCTATTGCATTAGCTAAAGAAGGTGTAAATGTAATTTTAATGGCAAGAACGCAATCTGATTTAGATGAAGTAGCTAAAGAAGTAAATGCTCTGGGAGTAAAATCCTTGACTTTAATTGCTGATGTAGCTGATATTACTTCAGTAAATACGGCAGTTGAAAGAGCTTTAGGAGAATTTAAAACAATTGACATATTAGTCAATAATGCTGGAGTTGCAGCATTTGGAAAATTCTTAGAATTAGAACCTGTGGCTTGGGAAAACATTATTAAGGTAAATTTAATGGGAACGTATTATGTAACACGTGCTGTTTTACCTAACATGATTGAAAGACAAACGGGCGATATCATCAATATTTCTTCAACAGCAGGATTAGCTGGAAATGCTTTGACGAGTGCTTACAGTGCTTCAAAATTCGCTGTTTTAGGTTTAACTGATTCGTTGATGCAAGAAGTTCGTAAGCATAACATTAGAGTAACCGCTTTAACGCCAAGTACCGTTGCTACTAATATGGCGAAAGAATTAAACCTTACGGATGGTAATCCTGCTAAAGTGATGCAATCCGAAGACATGGCAGAATTAATTATCGCTCAATTGAAATTAAACCGAAGAGTTTTCATAAAAAACAGCAGTATTTGGTCTACAAATCCTTAAGTCATTGTCTTTAAAGATATAAGACAAAGAAGGTAATACTTAAAATAAAAAAACATTAAGAGAATAAGTTTAATTAAGTTTTGTGCTTAATTAAACTTATTCTCTTAATGGTTTAAAACTAAATGACTTATTTTTTTAAATATTTATTTTAAACTAAAGCCGAAATAAAATCCATACGAACGCTTCCATCTTCGTCAATTTTAGTCAAATTAATGTCGTGTAATGTATTCACTAATTCTGGATTCCACGGTGTTTTTACTTTTACGTAATTCTCCGTAAAACCATGAATATACCCTTCTTTATTTTCACTTTCAAAAAGTACTGTTCTATTTGTTCCTAACTGACTTTCATAAAAAGCACGACGTTTTTTAACGGATAAGCCACGCATCATTTTACTTCTCTTTGCACGAACATTAGCAGCAACAACTCCATTCATATCAGCAGCTTCTGTATTGTCACGTTCTGAATACGTAAAAACATGTAAATAGGAAATATCCATTTCGTTTAGGAAATTATAAGTCTCCAAGAAATGCTCATCAGTTTCACCAGGAAAACCAACAATCACATCCACACCAATACAAGCATGTGGCATTACTTCGCGTATTTTATTAACTCTTTCAGTATAAACTTCTCGCTGGTAGCGACGCTTCATCAACTTTAAAATAGCATTACTTCCTGATTGCAAAGGAATATGAAAATGGGGTACAAAAGTTCTGCTTTTTGAAACAAATTCTATCGTTTCATTTTTCAATAAATTAGGTTCTATAGACGAAATTCGCAAACGCTCAATTCCTTCTACTTTATCTAATTCTTGAACTAATTCCAGAAAAGTATGCTCATGCTTTTTATTCCCAAATTCACCTTTTCCGTAATCACCAATATTTACTCCGGTCAGAACAATTTCTTTAATATTTTGTTTCGAAATTTCCGATGCATTTTTCAATACATTTTCCAGTTCATCACTTCTAGAAATCCCCCTTGCTAACGGAATCGTACAATAGGTACATTTGTAATCGCAACCATCCTGCACTTTCAGGAAAGCGCGCGTTCTGTCACCAATGGAATAACTTCCTACATAAAAATCAGCCTCAGAAATCTCGCAAGAATGTACTTCGCCCATATCATTTTTGGACAAATCATTAATATAATCAGTGATTTTAAATTTTTCAGTAGCCCCAAGAACTAAATCGACACCATCAACTGAAGCTAATTCTTCTGGTTTTAGCTGTGCATAACAACCTACCGCCGCAATAAAAGCCTTGTTATTTAACTTCATTGCTTTTTTTACAATCTGCTTAAATTGTTTATCTGCATTTTCAGTAACGGAACATGTATTTATCACATACATATCAGCAACTTCCTCAAAGTCGACCCGATCAAAACCTTCATCTTCAATAGAACGAGCAATTGTCGATGTTTCCGAAAAATTTAATTTACAACCAAGCGTATAAAAAGCAACTTTTTTTCTATTTTCCATATTGACAATCAAGAACTTACATAATTTATTGTTAAATTTACATTGTTGTAAGTTTGGTTTGCAAATTTACAAAGAAAACCCAAGAAATAAAAAATTTAAATTTTATAACTTTTTCACAGTAATGATTAGAACTTTAATCCATTTAAAAAAAAATTATATGAAAAAAACTATTTATTACCTCGTTATATTACTAATTTCAATTAGCAATATGAATGCCCAAATTGTCACCAATCAAAAAACTGTTCCTATTTTAGATCGAGAATTATTTTTTGGTAATCCTGAAATTTCCGGTGGACAATTAAGCCCAGACGGAAAATGGATCTCATTTATGAAAGCTTATGATGGGATAATGAATATTTGGATCAAAAAATTTGATGAACCTTTTGAAAAAGCAAGACCACTCACTAACAGTAAACGTCCAATGCAAGGGTATTTCTGGACTTATGACGGCAAATACATTTTGTATGTAAAAGACGAGAATGGAGACGAAAATAGGAATGTTTTTGCAGTTGATCCTATGGCAAAACCAGTATCCAACAGCGTCCCTATATCCAGAAATATAACTCCTTTAAAAGATATAAGTGCACAAATTGATTTGGTTAGTATAAAAAATCCAGACTTATTGATGGTTTCTTTAAACGATAAAGATAAAGCTTGGCATGATTTATACCAACTTAAAATTTCTACAGGAGAGCTCACAAAAATATATGAAAACAAAGATAGAGTTACAGGTTATATTTTTGACTGGGACGATAATCTAAGAATCCTTTCTAAAACTGACGAGAAAGGAACGACAACCTTCTTCAAAAAGGAAGGTGACAAACTAACTTCCATTTATGAAACTCCAGTAACAGAACAAGCATATGTTGCCACTTGGACTCCAGATAACAAAGAAGCCTATTTTGTAACTAACAAAGGTGATTTAGACCTTTCTTCATTATTTTTAATGGATATGGATACTCAAAAAATGAAAAAAATTGAGAGTGACCCAAAAAACAGAGTAGATTTTGGTTCTTTGAGTGTTAGTGATTTGACCCGAGAATTGATAGCTACTTCTTATACTGATGACAAAACAGAATATCTATGGAAAAACAAAAAATGGGAAAATAATTATAAATTCTTAAAGTCTAAATTCCCTGGTAGAGAAATTTCTTTTCAAAGCCAAACTAAAGACGAAAGCAAGTTTTTAATTGCCGTATCTGGAGATAAATATGCCGCAGAAGTATATTTTTTTAATGCTGAGACTAAAGCATTAGTATTGCAATATGTGCCTAGGCCTGCTCTAAAGAAAGTGGAAAAATATTTAGCTCCTATGAAACCCATACATTATAAAAGTAGTGATGGTTTAGAAATTACAGGATATTTAACCTTGCCCGTAGGTAAAGACGGAAAGAATTTACCAACCGTAATTTTAGTACACGGCGGACCTAAAGGACCACGAGATAATTGGGGATACAATTCTATCGCTCAATTTTTGGCTAATCGTGGATATGCTGTTTTACAGCCTAATTTTAGAGCTAGTGGTGGTTATGGTAAGAAGTTCTTAAATGCAGGCGATTTACAATGGGGAAAACTAATGCAAGATGATATTACTTGGGGTGCGAAATATTTACTCTCAAATGGCATATCAAATAATGATAAAATAGCTATTATGGGTGGAAGCTACGGCGGGTATGCAACTTTAGCTGGACTTGCATTTACACCGGACCTTTATGCATGCGGTGTGGATATCGTAGGGCCAAGTAATATATTTACCTTATTAGAATCGGTGCCTGCTTACTGGGAATCTGGTAGGGCCTTTTTATATGGTATGGTTGGCGATCCAAATACAGAAGTTGGAAAAAAATTGATCCATGCTGCAAGTCCTATTTTTAGTGCGGACAAAATTGTAAAACCATTACTAATTATTCAAGGAGCAAATGATCCAAGAGTTAAAAAAGCAGAGGCCGAGCAAATTGTAGTTGCATTAAGAGACAAAGGGAAACAAGTGTCTTATATTTTAGCTGATGATGAAGGACATGGTTTTGCAAAACCAGTAAATAATATGGCAATGTTTGCTGAAACTGAAAAATTTCTAGCAGGAATTTTAGGTGGCAGGTATCAAAAAGAAATGCCAGAAAATGTAGCCAAACGCTTAAAAGAAATGAC carries:
- a CDS encoding L,D-transpeptidase, with the translated sequence MKKIALILNISLALLFVACKQENKTESTAEKVVVKERHEPKKTSYHLESAKDWLSKNATDSTKFHIAYAVNRTDAANFKKMDSVVIPDDLTGDIEFYLPFPLTVSALKDINKIVFFSYPTQTFAAYEKGELVYTGPTNMGREKDKTPTGLFFTNWKAEETTSTFDDEWELRWNFNIENKLGVGWHQYTLPGYPASHSCLRLQEKDARKLYDFADQWELSNPETVKVKGTPVIVFGSYDFKAPKPWLELAKNPKALTISETEIENVTKPFLENILKEQKIRQDFQKVAN
- a CDS encoding 3-ketoacyl-ACP reductase, with the translated sequence MNDLKNKNALITGAGKGIGKAVAIALAKEGVNVILMARTQSDLDEVAKEVNALGVKSLTLIADVADITSVNTAVERALGEFKTIDILVNNAGVAAFGKFLELEPVAWENIIKVNLMGTYYVTRAVLPNMIERQTGDIINISSTAGLAGNALTSAYSASKFAVLGLTDSLMQEVRKHNIRVTALTPSTVATNMAKELNLTDGNPAKVMQSEDMAELIIAQLKLNRRVFIKNSSIWSTNP
- the mtaB gene encoding tRNA (N(6)-L-threonylcarbamoyladenosine(37)-C(2))-methylthiotransferase MtaB, which translates into the protein MENRKKVAFYTLGCKLNFSETSTIARSIEDEGFDRVDFEEVADMYVINTCSVTENADKQFKQIVKKAMKLNNKAFIAAVGCYAQLKPEELASVDGVDLVLGATEKFKITDYINDLSKNDMGEVHSCEISEADFYVGSYSIGDRTRAFLKVQDGCDYKCTYCTIPLARGISRSDELENVLKNASEISKQNIKEIVLTGVNIGDYGKGEFGNKKHEHTFLELVQELDKVEGIERLRISSIEPNLLKNETIEFVSKSRTFVPHFHIPLQSGSNAILKLMKRRYQREVYTERVNKIREVMPHACIGVDVIVGFPGETDEHFLETYNFLNEMDISYLHVFTYSERDNTEAADMNGVVAANVRAKRSKMMRGLSVKKRRAFYESQLGTNRTVLFESENKEGYIHGFTENYVKVKTPWNPELVNTLHDINLTKIDEDGSVRMDFISALV
- a CDS encoding S9 family peptidase — encoded protein: MKKTIYYLVILLISISNMNAQIVTNQKTVPILDRELFFGNPEISGGQLSPDGKWISFMKAYDGIMNIWIKKFDEPFEKARPLTNSKRPMQGYFWTYDGKYILYVKDENGDENRNVFAVDPMAKPVSNSVPISRNITPLKDISAQIDLVSIKNPDLLMVSLNDKDKAWHDLYQLKISTGELTKIYENKDRVTGYIFDWDDNLRILSKTDEKGTTTFFKKEGDKLTSIYETPVTEQAYVATWTPDNKEAYFVTNKGDLDLSSLFLMDMDTQKMKKIESDPKNRVDFGSLSVSDLTRELIATSYTDDKTEYLWKNKKWENNYKFLKSKFPGREISFQSQTKDESKFLIAVSGDKYAAEVYFFNAETKALVLQYVPRPALKKVEKYLAPMKPIHYKSSDGLEITGYLTLPVGKDGKNLPTVILVHGGPKGPRDNWGYNSIAQFLANRGYAVLQPNFRASGGYGKKFLNAGDLQWGKLMQDDITWGAKYLLSNGISNNDKIAIMGGSYGGYATLAGLAFTPDLYACGVDIVGPSNIFTLLESVPAYWESGRAFLYGMVGDPNTEVGKKLIHAASPIFSADKIVKPLLIIQGANDPRVKKAEAEQIVVALRDKGKQVSYILADDEGHGFAKPVNNMAMFAETEKFLAGILGGRYQKEMPENVAKRLKEMTVDVRTVTYVPKIN